The region TAGACACCTGGAAGTCTCAGCCACTTCAGCACCACGGAAAGCTCCTGGGCATGCGCAGAAAGCCTCACCGAGGTCTCTGGGCCCTGCCCCCCTGCCCGCCCGCCCTTTCCGCCGGCTCCGCCCAGATTTAAAGCTCTCTCTTATTTAAAGACCCAAAGGAGGCCTGGGCAAGTCCAGCATATTTACACACTGACTCTTCCATAAAGACATAGGATGACCTGGTAGGGAAGAGGACTTTATTGGGATGTTAGTGGGGAAAACGTGGGCAGGTGAACTCTAGGGAAAAATAGACGCTGGAACCAAAGTGGTGGTGACCTTAAGGAGCAATaacttacaaaataaattaagGTGAGGAGGTCCAAAGCGGGTTGGCCGCTGGGAATGTCTGGGTATTTCTTAGGGATGGCACTGGAAAGGGGAAATACGAGTGAACTTGTCGaggcctccctcccccaccctagGCTGGGAATTGGGGTTCTGGGGCCCCAGGAAGAGGGGAGGTCTGGGCTCAGCTGAAGGCATCAAGGGGGTGGGTTCAGGGTCGTTCCTCCAGGAAGCGGTAGGTGGGATTCTCATAACCATGTCGCTGCAGTTCACGAAGCTGCTGCTCCTCTAGGGTCAGCATGGGATCCACCTGCAACAGGGGCAGAGGAGGGCTCATGGAACTCAGAGACCTGGCCACAGAGCTCATGGTCCACCCATGTCCGCATCAGGTCTTTGCGCCTCTCACCTCCACCACTCCGTGGCTGATGGCCCCATAGGGCTTCTTCTTGCGCAGGAGCAGCATGGAGAGGACGATGAGGGAGCCCCCACCGGCTCCCATGATCAGCAGACCCGACACAGCCTCACGAGACACTCCTGTCCCCGCTGGTGCCTGAAGGGAGAGAATAAAGGGCCAAAGACATCTTTGAGGCTTATCTAGGTCCTGTGGGGCTTTGGGAGCCAGGGCTTAAATAGTGATCTCTGATCTTTTCCCCCCAAGCACTGAGAATATGCTTCCTCTTACCAGCTCATCTCTCTGGATCTCTGAGGAGTGGAAAGGAAAGCCCCTTGGAACAGACGCGTTCACCTGGGGAAGCAGGAGGTATCATGGATCCCAGCCTCTTCCTCCCCAGGAGCCCAAAAGGGGACTCCCCACAGCCTTCTTCTCTCCTAGGTCTCCAAAGCCCATGGCTTCagccctcttctctcctctggcCAAGGCATCGAAGCCCTTAGCACCTCCCTCCCTCACGCCTAGGGGTCCAGGCTCCCTCTTGTCCTCCCTCAGGTGCCCACAGGTCTGTTTTACTTACCTTTGGCTCGTATTGCTCCAAGGGGGTCATCTTCTCTTTTCCAGGTGATGCGTTATCTTGTTCTGTGGACCCTACCCCCCAAGTCCCATCTCATTCTTGAGGGTCCAGAGGGGTGCTGCCCCCTGCCTGAGGAGGAGGTCATAAAGGGCACCAAACTCCACCCCAGGAGGTCTGAGGTTCCCAAGGTATGGACCTTTTCCATTCTGGGTTTAGGATTCAGTGGGATTTAGTGACTTGGACACTTACCTTTTGGAAGGGTCATGGGGGTGTCTGCTGGCAGCCAGTGGGGGAAAAGGCAGGTGAAACAGTAAAGAGAGGAAGGTATCATCAAAGAAAGAGCAGGGAAACACCCTCCCAGGGACACAAAAAGGGGGACAGAGGGCCCTGCAGAGGCCTCCACACCTTCAACATTCCTCCCCATCCTCTTTTACTCACTATGGTGACTCAGACGCCCACAGAGTTTAGGGGAATAGAAATAAGGTTGGAGGCTTGTCCCCCAAAATCTTGAGTTATCCATATTTAGGTTCACTCACCATCCTTGGAATCTGGAGGCTGCGGCCCACCCTTGTCCTCGCTGCTGCCCCCAAGTGCAGGGACTTCCAATTCATTGGGACCCAGGTGTTCTGAATGGAGAAGTTCCTCTGAAAAGAACATATAGAAAGGTGGATGGGTTGGTGAGCCCAGGGACTCCACAAAGAAAACTGGGTGTGTGAATAAAACCCTAAGAGTAGAGTGATTGAATAGTTacacagatagcagaggtagccCCAAGTGTGGGGTAGCAACAAGTGTATCCAGGATTCTGGGTGTTCTTAAATATCaggaggtttagggttaggtatgGAGCATCCAGGAAAAAGTCACATAGATTTGGAGGCTGTGCAATGTCACATTTTCTGGTAGTGACCACATTTTCATAATCTTATTTAGGCCCCTCCCCTTGAATCTGACTTGGTTTGTAACTCATTATAACCAATAGAATGTCTATCTAAGCCTTAAGAAGATCTGGAGGggttgaggatgtaactcagtggtagagtgcttgcctagcatgcactcagacctttgggtttgatcccccattactgaaaaaaataaaaggatttggCAACTTCTACTTTTCTGCTTTGGGGTGCCTGAGCCACCATGTAGGAAATCCATCTATCCTGATGGAGGGACCACATGGAGAGGATCCATGGAGAAGAGAAGCCCTGAGCCTATTTGGAGAAGAGAGTCCCATCTACCAGAGAGTGCCTGTCCCAGTCAGTCTGCTGGCTAAATACAGCTGCACACTTGACTACTGGCAAGATTACCAGAGCAGCCAGCTGAACCCAGAACAAATGGCAGGATCATGAACAAAGAAAATTGGTCATTGATTTAAACCACTGAGTTCTGGGATGGTTTGTTATATAAGAACAGATAACTGAAATCAGGGAAGGCTGAGGGTTGAGGGTCAAAGTCTTCCCTGAGAGATCTGGAATGAGGACCCGGGGTCATAGCTACTCACGGATCTGGGGGCGCAGCTCCTGAGCCAGGTGGGGATTCTGATCAAGCAATCCCAGGCTCTGATTCATCCTTTCCTCAATCACCTGAAGGTGGGTCTGCACCTGCAGAGAGTAGGTTGGAAGGATGAAATGGGCAATACCACCTGGAAAAGAGGAAATTTCCTCTTTTCCTGCATGAAGGAGGAATTCAGTAGGGTCCAAGGGAAAGTAGCCCATAATGATAGACAGCCACCCTGTAGGGAGTAAGGTTCAGGAATTGGGCCATAGGAGGGAAACTGAAGGAGAAGCaggatagaaagagaaagaagagatgtACACAGGACAGGAAGTGAGGGGCTTGGGAAAGGAAGTAAGGTACCAGGGAAAGAAGTGGGCACAGGAGACAAGGTAAGCCAAGGTTGGTGGGGCAGGGGCAGAAAATAGATCTGAGGAACAGAAAGTGGGGTTTTAGGGGATTCTAGAGACAGGAAGTGGGATTGGAGAGTCATATAGAAATGACAGCAGATTAAGAGCAAGACCTGGAGTTCAAGAGCACAGAACAGAGCATTCATGGACAGGAAgataaccaaaaagaaagaattagaatCTGAGGGCACAGAACAGGGGTTCCAGGGAACAAAAGTGGAGTTAGAGAAGAAGGAGGATTGATGGGCAGGAACAGGTTTCTAGGTACAGGAAGAGGATTCTAGGAAAGGAAGTAGAAATTCAAGAGCCAGGAGGTAAGAATCcaagggaggagaaggggctCAAAGGCACAGTGCGTGTGTAGGGGCAGTGTAAGAGTCAGGAAGTAGGGATCCATGGGACAGGAAGTGGAATTGAGGGACTGGAATGGGTCCTGGGGCACAGAAGGAAGGCACTCTAAGGGGATCCACAGGACAGAAAGAGGGTTTGAGGGACAAGAGAAGAATCTGAGGGACTGGGGTCTGAGGATGGCAAGGCATTTGGGGGCTGGAAGAACATGAGCACCTGGAAGCGCATCTGCTGGGCCTTCTCAGGGTCCACTGCAGCCACGTGCTGGTAGTGCCGCAGTGTGTGCCGCTGCTCCTTCTGCTCTGCACGCAGGTAGCGCCGTAGGGCCAGAAGGACACGCTCTGCCTGTGGGAGAGACAAAGGCTGCCAGGGCCTGCCCTAGTTCTCCTCACCTTCTGCTCTGTGCCCCATGGCCCAGTACCTGAGGAGGATCCCCTTGCAGCGCTGCCAGGAAGCCCTCCAGGGCAGCACGGCGCTGGTCATTGATGAGGGCGATGACTCGGGAGGCATGAGTCTCCACCAGACGCTGTCGCTCACTGGACACCTGCTCCTCCAGGGTCTGCAGAATGGACTGGAAGTGCTAGGGGTGGAGGTGGACAAGGGGTCAGGAGAGATAAAGAAGGGTGAAAGGCAGGGATATTGGGGCAGGTAAGGTGGGGTTCAGTGCATCTCGGCCAAATTAGGGTAGGACTAGGTCAAAGGAGACTGACTGGAAGGAGGGGCTATGGGACCTGGTAGAGTAGGGGTAGCACGAGGCTTACTGGAGTTAGTCTGAGGGTGTCGACTGGATGGGAATGAACTGGAAACAGAACTGATCAATGTTAAGATGCAAGGGAACTTGTAGGGAGATTAGGGTCAAACTGAGACAGGCTGTGCCCCAATAAGGCTGATAGGAGTGGGACCAAGCGTTCAAATGGGAGCTAACTGTAATGGGTTAAGGGAGGAGGGGCCAAGAGGTCAAAGGCCATGTTTACTGGAGAGGGACTGAGTAAAAGTGAGATCAGAGGGGCAGGACCAAAGTGAAGGGGTTGGGGGCTAACAGGGCCATGAATAGTTCCAAGAAAAGGGCCCAGCTATGAcagcaggaggctggggttgGAAGAAGACTCCAGAGACAGTCCTCAAAGGAAAGTCAAGGAGACATAGGGCTAAACCTGGCCAATCTGAGGAGGAGAATAACGTGGTGTTAAAAGGAATAGGGCCAAATGCAGGGAAAAGGCCAAGGTAAGTAAGAGGGGTTGAAATGGATGGAGCAGAATATGGCCAGAGCCAGGCTGAGACCATGCACCCCTCATAGTGGACAGGCATGAGTGGGACTCACTGGAAGTTTTGTCTTACCTCGTTCAGGGCCTGTCTATCAGCTTTAGGCAGGTTCTTGGACTGGTTGTCTGCCATGGCCCATTCACGCATCACCTGGAGGGGGAGGAGCTTCAGGATCCTGGAACCCACCCTGATTGACCTGGCTAGTCTCCCAGTCCCTCTTTAAGACTTTGGAAAGTCCAGATCCCTTAAGTCCCACTGATTCTTGGGTTCCCCAAAGGGAAGACCTAGAGGAAGTTGAAAGTGGAAGAGTACCATGGACCAGAGTTTCCATGGAATTTGGTGGCATCTCAGTGGGATTCTGGGTGGGTCAGGGATCCCTGGTCATCTTACACAGTAGTGTTGAGGGCTCAGAACTGAAGGAGGCTGGGCATCCCTCAGATGTAGTGTCAATATCAAtgtttctaaggaatctcctgGTATTTATGGAAATCTGTGGGGGTGGTTGGTCCTGGGGTCCCCAGTATCATCACCTCATTAATCTGGCGCATtctgcgctcctccaggtccatCTTGGCCCTCAGGAACCCCTCATGCTCACTGATTTCCCCAGGCATGCCGAAGTAAACATCCACACCATCAGTGGGCCTTGGGGTGGGAGTGACTGCAAGACCAGGAATCAGGAGATCAGTCTGCAGCCCACCTCCAGGTCACCTTTTCTAGCTGGAGAACTACATTTTCTAGAGATCATTGTATATCTGGTTTAGTCATAGCTGCTAGGAATTACATGGGAGATGAAATTCTAGTCTGGGCCTACTCTTGCAAAGTTCAGGAATCCTTTATACTTCTGAGCTTTCCCCCAAATGTAACTTATGACCTACCAAATGGCCCCTCCACTTCCAAGTGCCCCAAAGCTCTTTGCATTGTTCCCAGGCTAACCCTTCCACGTCTACTTAACCCAAAGCTACGTGTCTCTTCCATTCTTCCCAACTGGGCCTCTCCCCTTCAGGTCCTTCCCAAAGATGCTATTATACCAAGGCTCCCCAAATCACCCTTTCCTCTATGGTAGAGAGGACTGGTAGATTGCCTGACCTTTGCTGACCACTGCAGGGGTATGGGAACTTGGGAGCAggactctttcttcttcctgttcttcttCGGCTTGAGGGGGCTCCACAAAGTAATCATCTACTGGCTGTAGGAAggattcttcctcttcttcatcctcATTCCCCTCTGTTCTGCCCCGCAGGGGCCAGGACCGGGTAGAGGGGTCACTGAGAGAACAGAAGATTCAGGCAGTAAGATTCTGAGCCTAGGCTGCCATGTTTCCATCCCCTGCCTCAGAAACCTTGGGATGAGCATGGAGGGTTCCCTCTCACTCACCCAACTGCTGTCCCAGATGGGTCAGGGGTCACTGGAGGAGGGCAGCACACATACTCCACACCTCGGAATCGATCTGTACCACAGGGTAAAAGCATGCCCGAGCCATGAAGGATGAGGCCTTGGGAGCTGCAAGCCTGTAACAAGAGTGGGCCCAGATGCCAGGATTGTAGAGTAGGAGGGTGTAGAGGGGAGCTTTGAGAGATGGTCTTGGGGGATGAGGAGGCTAGAAGCCTGGATTCCTGGCTCTAGAGAAAGGGATTGGGGGATAGAAGTCCTAGATACCAGTGGAAGAGGGAGCTATAGGCCTGGACTCCTGGGTTTGAGGGATGGGGAAGGGTGGGCCAGGGTCCTGACCTCTTGTGCCTCCTGATGCCTCCGGGTGGAACTCTCACACTGGTCCATGCGTTCCTGGTGTAAGAACCGACAACCTTCTGGCACCAGTAGAGCCTCACTCACAAACTCACCAGCTGAGGAAAGGGGGACACCAGACTAAGGCTCTCCTACAGCCACCAGCCTCATGCTCCGCAGAATCCAGTTTTATCCTCCAGCTTCTTTGCCCCACTCTCAGTTCAGATGCTCAGCCCTCTAATGTGGGTCCGAGACAGGGGCTCAGAACCTCCTCTCTGAGAGAGTCCCACCTCATTTCCCTTCTCCCAGCCTGTGACTCACGAAGGCAGCGGAAAGGCACAACCTGGTGGTGAGGGTGGGCACAATGGCCACCCCGGGCACCCTCACACCAGCGCTCCATTGGGATAGCCTGTGCAGCCTGCTCCACACGTGCGATGTGCAGCTCTGGATACATCTGAGGGCACCAGGAAAGGGCAGTCAACCCACGGCCCCACCTTGCCAGCCGCCCATGTCCTTTTCAAGGGTCTAGTATTCATACGGACATTTCCTCCCTAGTCCCTGCTTCTCCATAGAAGCAGCCTTAGATGCCAAGTCCTTCCTGCCCATTGGTCAAATCCCCTAGTGCTCTCCCTTTAAAATCTGGCCATCTTTAGGTGCTCTTTTCCTGCCCAGTTTCTTTATGGAGGTCCTTCCACCTGACCCATCAGGTTAACCTCTCTAAGCCCCTTACTCTGGTTACTCTTCCCCTCCCATCAGGTCCCTCTCTCAGTAGATCTTACAGGTTTTCTTTATATTAAGCCCTCCTTTTTAAACCACGCCTCCTAGCGAGCTATTCTCCCATTGAGTCCCACCGTTCCTCCCCATCTTGCTGGTCCCTAGGTTTCCTTTACTTCTTTGCCACGCCCCTTCCTTGGCCTCTCCCACCTACAGCAGTACTCGTGACAAAAATCCACCACGTATCTCTAAACTTTGCCTCTTCATTGGGTATCTTCCTTAGCTGGCATTCTTGCGTGGTTCTCCACTCTCCTTAGTTTCTCAAAACAGGTCTCACCCTAAACTAGTCTTGCTTCTTCGTAGGGCACGCCCCCTAGCTTCCCTTCTACTTAAATCCCACAAGTCCTTGGATCCCGCGTTTTGCAAGTCTAGCTTCTTAGCCTAGACCTCGCCCCCTCTGGAACCGGCTTTCCCGCTGACCACGCCCCTCTCGTTGGTCCCGCCCACCTGTCTGCAGTACTCCAGCACGCGCTGCGGGTCCCGGAGACAGCGTCGTGAGCGCTGTGGGTCTGGCTCCCAGCGGCCGGTGCGCAGGTCCCGGTGAAGGGTTAGGCGCCCGCATAGTCCGGCCACTTGCGCTGATCCCGGAGCCTGGGAGTGGAGGCGGAGGAGACAGTGAGAGCCTCGGGGAAGCTGACGTACGGGGTCTTTTGCTTCCTAAGACCCAGCTATTCATATCCCCAGCACCAGCCCTCCCCCCAAGCACCGCACACCGGCCTCGGTGGAGGCACCGTTCCCTGGGAAACAGCTCCTGAAGGGCGGGAGCGCCCCAGCTCTCCCGTTGCTATGGCGACCCAGGTCCCCCGGGTTTCTCACGGCCTTGTTGCTGCGGAGACAGGCTCCGCCCCCACCCCAGCGCGGCATAGACGGAGTCGGAAAGGGTTAAACCTGAATCGTGGGGGAGGAGGCCAGAACCCAGGCGTTctggcccctcctccctccatccctaGTTCAGGCTCCTATTGCGGGGGTGCGAAGACTACAAGGCCTGGCTTCCCAGCGGGCCTGGACACCAGGTCCTTGGGATTGGAGAGCTGCATTCTGTTTGGGGGGCGGGTAACGACTGGAGGCCTGGACTCCTGGCTCCTGCGAGCCTGTGGGCGCCCTCATGGGACCAGAGGATGCAAGGAGCCCGGATTCTTAGATTCAAGTGCCCTGCTGCCTGGTGGATCCTATGTTCAGGTGGCAAGGGGTTGGGGCCAAGTCGTCCAGGCTGAGAAGGTGTGGAGGAGTGGGCTGGACTTTTGGGTCCAGGGGCTCTGGAAAAGCCAGTTCCTATGCTGCGGGTGGGAGTGGGCTAGGACGTCAGATGATGGGGTAGCTGGGGCCTGGAATCCTGGGTTCATGAATACCTAGTGCTGTTAGGAGCTCCTGGGAGAGGGCCACCTGGCTGAAAAGACTGCGCTTTCTGCCCTGGACATTCCGCATCGGGGTACCGAGGCCCGGTCCCACCCCTTCCCCCATCCCCCAGGACCCGGCCCGGCCTCACCTCGGCCGCGCCGGGGCTCCCACCGGCCAGGCTCCCGATGGCGAGCTGCGCGCGCAGGAGCAGCAGCAATAGTGGCAGCAACAGCGGCAGCGGCTGTGGGCCCCGGCGGCGGCCCAGACCGCAAGCGGCGGGGCTGGCCGGCCCCATGTCCCGGCCCTCGCGCCCTCACGTCCCCTGCACAccgcccggcccggcccggcccaaGCGGTGACAGGAGCTCCCAGCTCCACCGCCGCCGCCTCCACCTCCCGCTGCCCCCGGGCTGCGCCGGCGCCGCCAGCCCCGCCCCGCGCCGGCCCCGCCTTCCCAGCCAGGACAATAGCGTGGCAGCTCTGCGCAGAGTGGAGCGGCTCCGGAACCCCGAGTGGGAGCCAGCTCCAGGCCCCCGCCCCTTGAGATTCCAGGCGACCTAACCACTCCTGCAAAAACCCAGCCAGGAGTCTGGTTCATGGGCTGTGCGGTTTGGGATTTTGAGTCCTCCTTCAGGCTGTCACGCACAGCTCTCTCCTTCTTCAGATCCAGACACCCATAAGCGGCTTTGTCCTCCGCCAGGGATGCCAGCATGGGGAACTCCCCTCCCAATAAATTCCTCTCTGGAGGTCACAAGAATTCAGTCTCCCAAATTTCCTCAATCAAGAACACAGCGATTGAGATCCGTTTCCATCCTCTTTCAGAGGAAGCCCCAGGCCCCCTTTCCCTCAGAAACAGAGGCAAACCACCCTCCCACCCTTTCTTCCTCAGACCTAGAAGTTCAGTCTTCCTATCCTGCCTCTTAAGTCCCTGGTGTCAGGACCTTTAACTTCTAGCCCAAGGATCCATGAACCAAAGCTCCCAGGCCCTTTCTAAGGATGACCTAAGTCAGGCATCCATCAAGGAC is a window of Ictidomys tridecemlineatus isolate mIctTri1 chromosome 15, mIctTri1.hap1, whole genome shotgun sequence DNA encoding:
- the Aplp1 gene encoding amyloid beta precursor like protein 1 isoform X1: MGPASPAACGLGRRRGPQPLPLLLPLLLLLLRAQLAIGSLAGGSPGAAEAPGSAQVAGLCGRLTLHRDLRTGRWEPDPQRSRRCLRDPQRVLEYCRQMYPELHIARVEQAAQAIPMERWCEGARGGHCAHPHHQVVPFRCLPGEFVSEALLVPEGCRFLHQERMDQCESSTRRHQEAQEACSSQGLILHGSGMLLPCGTDRFRGVEYVCCPPPVTPDPSGTAVGDPSTRSWPLRGRTEGNEDEEEEESFLQPVDDYFVEPPQAEEEQEEERVLLPSSHTPAVVSKVTPTPRPTDGVDVYFGMPGEISEHEGFLRAKMDLEERRMRQINEVMREWAMADNQSKNLPKADRQALNEHFQSILQTLEEQVSSERQRLVETHASRVIALINDQRRAALEGFLAALQGDPPQAERVLLALRRYLRAEQKEQRHTLRHYQHVAAVDPEKAQQMRFQVQTHLQVIEERMNQSLGLLDQNPHLAQELRPQIQELLHSEHLGPNELEVPALGGSSEDKGGPQPPDSKDADTPMTLPKGSTEQDNASPGKEKMTPLEQYEPKVNASVPRGFPFHSSEIQRDELAPAGTGVSREAVSGLLIMGAGGGSLIVLSMLLLRKKKPYGAISHGVVEVDPMLTLEEQQLRELQRHGYENPTYRFLEERP
- the Aplp1 gene encoding amyloid beta precursor like protein 1 isoform X2, with translation MGPASPAACGLGRRRGPQPLPLLLPLLLLLLRAQLAIGSLAGGSPGAAEAPGSAQVAGLCGRLTLHRDLRTGRWEPDPQRSRRCLRDPQRVLEYCRQMYPELHIARVEQAAQAIPMERWCEGARGGHCAHPHHQVVPFRCLPGEFVSEALLVPEGCRFLHQERMDQCESSTRRHQEAQEACSSQGLILHGSGMLLPCGTDRFRGVEYVCCPPPVTPDPSGTAVGDPSTRSWPLRGRTEGNEDEEEEESFLQPVDDYFVEPPQAEEEQEEERVLLPSSHTPAVVSKVTPTPRPTDGVDVYFGMPGEISEHEGFLRAKMDLEERRMRQINEVMREWAMADNQSKNLPKADRQALNEHFQSILQTLEEQVSSERQRLVETHASRVIALINDQRRAALEGFLAALQGDPPQAERVLLALRRYLRAEQKEQRHTLRHYQHVAAVDPEKAQQMRFQVQTHLQVIEERMNQSLGLLDQNPHLAQELRPQIQELLHSEHLGPNELEVPALGGSSEDKGGPQPPDSKDDTPMTLPKGSTEQDNASPGKEKMTPLEQYEPKVNASVPRGFPFHSSEIQRDELAPAGTGVSREAVSGLLIMGAGGGSLIVLSMLLLRKKKPYGAISHGVVEVDPMLTLEEQQLRELQRHGYENPTYRFLEERP